One segment of Setaria viridis chromosome 4, Setaria_viridis_v4.0, whole genome shotgun sequence DNA contains the following:
- the LOC117853414 gene encoding uncharacterized protein has translation MAKIGDATKQEGSSSSGGERLLAAGGVVEFPMLTKGNYQEWALVMQLSLEALELWDKVEEESKDRAQDRKALAAICRGVPPDMRAALVVKPSAKEAWASIKRLRGGDDRVKAANVQRLMKEFENLAFTDGESVGDFGVRVERLTARLKDFGEVLPDARVVRKVLRSVPKKLKQVAVSIEIHGDLNAMTLDELVGQLQVAEEADAELELVPKVAHDGQLLLTKAQWEARSRGGGGRRGNGGHGGGGQDDDDGGSSTSSRSGRSRYRGRCFDCGMRGHMARDCPKKKEKALYADVDEEATLL, from the coding sequence ATGGCGAAGATCGGCGACGCGACCAAACAGGAGGGCTCCAGCtcaagcggcggcgagcggctcctggcggccggcggcgtcgtggaATTCCCGATGCTGACGAAGGGCAACTATCAAGAGTGGGCGCTGGTGATGCAGCTCTCCCTCGAGGCCTTGGAATTATGGGacaaggtggaggaggagagcaAGGACAGAGCTCAAGACCGGAAGGCGCTGGCGGCGATCTGCCGTGGCGTGCCGCCGGACATGCGGGCGGCGCTGGTGGTGAAGCCGTCGGCGAAGGAGGCCTGGGCGAGCATCAAGCGGCTCCGAGGCGGCGACGATCGAGTCAAGGCGGCGAACGTGCAACGCTTGATGAAGGAGTTTGAGAATCTGGCATTCACGGACGGCGAGTCGGTCGGGGACTTCGGCGTGCGCGTCGAGCGGCTGACGGCGAGGCTGAAGGACTTTGGCGAGGTGCTGCCGGACGCTCGGGTGGTGCGCAAGGTGTTGCGCTCCGTGCCAAAGAAGCTGAAGCAGGTGGCGGTCTCAATTGAGATCCACGGTGACCTCAACGCCATGACGCTGGACGAGCTTGTCGGCCAGCTGCAggtggcagaggaggcggacgcGGAGCTGGAGCTGGTGCCCAAGGTTGCGCACGATGGCCAGCTGCTGCTGACGAAGGCTCAGTGGGAGGCGCGGTCgcgtggaggaggcggacgTCGTGGCAATGGCGgtcacggtggcggcggccaggacgacgacgacggcggaaGCAGCACAAGTTCCAGGAGCGGGAGGAGTCGCTACCGCGGTCGTTGCTTCGACTGCGGCATGCGCGGGCATATGGCGCGTGATTgcccgaagaagaaggagaaggcgttGTACGCCGACGTCGACGAGGAAGCAACGCTGCTATGA